A genome region from Psychrobacter jeotgali includes the following:
- the yaaA gene encoding peroxide stress protein YaaA, producing MYFVLSPAKSLNEQDEVPLNLGNYYSQPALIEHSQALMKILKSKEPIDLQELMSISDDLAQLNAERNQQWQWDNDQPFTTDNAKPAGYLFDGDVYTGLDMYDMDKDTAIYVNEHLGILSGLYGILKPLDLIQPYRLEMGTKLKNERGDNLYEFWGEHITDTINQQMADNEDKVLINLASNEYFKAVKKKGLDAKIISPRFEDEKNGQYKVIAFYAKKARGLMVKYAADNKLTNTEQLKQFDLAGYYYVDELSDDKTWTFRRDEADQ from the coding sequence ATGTATTTTGTACTTTCTCCTGCTAAATCTCTCAATGAACAAGACGAGGTTCCGCTAAACCTTGGTAACTATTACAGCCAGCCGGCGCTTATCGAGCATTCGCAAGCACTGATGAAAATTTTAAAATCAAAAGAACCTATTGATCTGCAAGAGCTGATGAGTATCTCTGATGATCTAGCGCAGTTGAATGCCGAGCGTAATCAGCAGTGGCAATGGGATAATGACCAACCTTTTACCACGGACAACGCCAAACCAGCAGGTTACCTGTTCGATGGCGATGTTTACACTGGTCTTGATATGTATGACATGGATAAAGACACCGCTATCTATGTCAATGAGCATTTGGGCATTTTGTCCGGTCTCTATGGCATCCTAAAACCGCTTGATTTGATTCAGCCATATCGCCTTGAGATGGGCACCAAGCTCAAAAACGAGCGCGGTGATAATCTGTATGAGTTTTGGGGCGAGCACATTACCGATACGATCAATCAGCAGATGGCAGATAATGAAGATAAAGTGCTAATCAATTTAGCGTCTAACGAATACTTTAAAGCGGTGAAGAAAAAAGGATTAGACGCCAAAATAATCAGCCCTAGATTTGAAGATGAAAAAAATGGTCAGTATAAAGTGATTGCTTTTTATGCCAAAAAAGCCCGGGGCTTGATGGTCAAGTACGCCGCTGATAATAAGTTGACTAACACTGAACAGCTAAAGCAGTTTGATCTAGCGGGTTATTATTATGTTGATGAGTTATCTGACGATAAGACTTGGACTTTTAGAAGGGATGAGGCGGATCAGTAA
- a CDS encoding Re/Si-specific NAD(P)(+) transhydrogenase subunit alpha gives MRIGVVSADASQESRVALTPDAVKKLRKLGFEVVVQSGAGLGAYYADAMYQAAGAEIADSSTGVIAQAQIITTVNDLPSTLIDNLTSGQMIIGMLDPYRNTQLDTYAAKGVTAFAMELLPRTLSRAQNMDVLSSQANLAGYKAVLMAANEYSRPFPMFMTSAGTVKPAKVVILGVGVAGLQAIATAKRLGAVVEASDLRPTAKEQVESLGGKWLDVPMSEEEAQKAKATGGYAWTPSEQYMKDQAVVVDKALSNADIVITTAQIPGRQAPRLVHKATLDKMKAGSVLIDMAAATGGNVEGSVADQTIITDNSVRIVGAANIPSQLAAQSSDLYANNLVNFITTLIASSDDNEAASGKLALHLDMEDEIQSALAVTHEGQSRLAKR, from the coding sequence ATGAGAATTGGTGTTGTCAGTGCAGATGCCTCGCAAGAGAGCCGTGTAGCGCTAACTCCAGACGCAGTCAAAAAGCTGCGTAAACTTGGATTTGAGGTGGTCGTACAGTCCGGTGCCGGTCTTGGAGCCTATTATGCCGATGCTATGTATCAGGCTGCTGGAGCCGAGATTGCCGATAGTAGCACTGGCGTAATTGCGCAAGCTCAAATAATTACTACCGTTAATGATTTACCTAGTACTCTTATTGATAACTTAACGTCGGGTCAAATGATTATCGGTATGCTAGACCCGTACCGTAATACTCAGCTTGACACTTACGCAGCCAAAGGCGTAACCGCTTTTGCGATGGAGTTATTGCCGCGCACTTTGTCGCGTGCGCAAAATATGGATGTGCTGTCATCACAGGCCAACCTTGCCGGTTATAAGGCAGTATTGATGGCGGCTAACGAATACTCACGTCCTTTTCCGATGTTTATGACTTCAGCAGGTACGGTTAAGCCAGCTAAAGTGGTCATCTTAGGAGTGGGAGTGGCAGGCTTGCAAGCCATTGCGACCGCCAAGCGTTTGGGCGCCGTGGTTGAAGCCAGTGATTTGCGTCCTACCGCTAAAGAGCAAGTCGAATCATTGGGCGGCAAATGGCTCGATGTGCCGATGAGTGAAGAGGAGGCGCAAAAAGCCAAAGCGACCGGCGGTTATGCGTGGACACCATCAGAGCAGTATATGAAAGATCAGGCGGTGGTGGTCGACAAAGCATTGAGTAATGCTGACATTGTGATTACTACTGCGCAAATTCCGGGTCGTCAAGCGCCGCGCTTGGTACACAAGGCGACATTAGATAAGATGAAAGCAGGCTCCGTACTTATCGATATGGCAGCCGCTACCGGCGGTAACGTTGAGGGCAGCGTAGCCGATCAAACCATCATCACTGACAACAGCGTACGTATCGTAGGTGCGGCTAACATCCCATCGCAGCTAGCGGCGCAGTCCTCAGATTTATATGCTAATAATTTGGTTAATTTTATCACTACCTTAATTGCTTCGAGTGATGATAACGAGGCTGCATCGGGCAAACTGGCGCTGCACTTAGATATGGAAGATGAGATTCAAAGCGCATTGGCAGTCACCCATGAGGGTCAATCTCGTCTCGCTAAGCGTTAA